A window of Haloarcula marismortui ATCC 43049 genomic DNA:
CTGACTGTTTCGAGGTGGACCACGGGCTCATAGCCGTCGCCGATGCGGGTTGGGTGGTTCAACACCATTACCTCAGCCTCAAACTCCTGTACCGGCGACGGGTCGGCATCGCTCGGTAGCAGGACCATCCCGCGCTCGATATCCGCCTCGCGGACGCCCTTCAGCGCGATGCCGACGATACGGCCGGCCTTGGCTTCGTCAACCCGGTGGTAGTGCATCTCGATGGACCGCACTTCGACCTCCTGAAAACTCCCGTCTTGCATCGGTCCAAGTAACAGTTCGTCGCCAGCCTCGACCTCGCCGGATTTGATGGTGCCGGAGGCGACCGCGCCGACCCCCTGAACGTTGTACGTCCGGTCGACGTACATCCGGAAATCGCCCACCTCGCCGGCAGTCTTTGGTAGCGCCTCGAACATCTCGTCGAGGGCGTCCAGCCCCGCCTTGGTGACGGCGCTGGTGGTGACGACGGGAACGACAGTCTCAGATATTTCGTCGATAGCCGTGTCGACGCCGTGGCGCTCTACCCGGAGCGGCGTCTTGTCGACCTCTCGCAGTGCTTGCTCGACTGAGCGTTCGACTTCGGCGACCCGTTCACCGTCGACGAGGTCGGTTTTGGTGAGCGCGACAATCGTCGGGAGGTCCGTCGCCAGCAGGATGCCGAGATGCTCGCGCGTCGTCTCTGTCACCCCGTCGTCGGCCGCGACGGTCAGGAGGCCGTAGTCGAGTTTCTGGCCGACGAGGCCGCGGATGGTCGTCCGGAGCCACGGCTCGTGGCCGACGGTGTCGACGAAGGAGACGAGCCTGTCGGATTCTTCGACGACCCGCGCGCGGTCGTCCTTCCGGTGCGGGTTGTCCATGCGAATTGGCTCGCCGTCCGCGTCGAAGCCGTAGACGCCGTATGAGAGGTCCGCCGAGAGGCCCCGTTCGACCTCGTGTGGCTGCACGTCAAGGAAGCCGCGTGTCCCACCTTCGCCGTCGTCGGCGTCACCGGTGACTA
This region includes:
- a CDS encoding GTPBP1 family GTP-binding protein → MSPDRAVLRRALDRGEREGGSVEFKERLTEDLHLSEGRLESLAAQLRHRVLSGDGEATYVVGVTDDGGLAGISPAEFSESMDVLSLLAEEAGAHIEEVKTWGVDGVSENGSTDTDGIVGVATVSEGSVLADDDHIVVGTAGHVDHGKSTLVGSLVTGDADDGEGGTRGFLDVQPHEVERGLSADLSYGVYGFDADGEPIRMDNPHRKDDRARVVEESDRLVSFVDTVGHEPWLRTTIRGLVGQKLDYGLLTVAADDGVTETTREHLGILLATDLPTIVALTKTDLVDGERVAEVERSVEQALREVDKTPLRVERHGVDTAIDEISETVVPVVTTSAVTKAGLDALDEMFEALPKTAGEVGDFRMYVDRTYNVQGVGAVASGTIKSGEVEAGDELLLGPMQDGSFQEVEVRSIEMHYHRVDEAKAGRIVGIALKGVREADIERGMVLLPSDADPSPVQEFEAEVMVLNHPTRIGDGYEPVVHLETVSEAAAFYPEGGQLLPGDAGKTRVRFKFRSYLVEEGQKFVFREGSSKGVGTVTDTDPAE